The nucleotide sequence GTGCGGGAGTTCCTCCGCTCGAATATCACCAAATCCGAGCCGGAAGCTGTGGGCAAGGCGAAGACGATGTATAGAGCTTGTATGGATACGAAGCTACTGGACTCGAGGGACTTGGAGCCACTAGTTGGTTACCTACTCCGGTTCGGATTGCCCATCATGCCATCCGCCTTGAATCTCACCCTGGGAAGTGGTTCCAAATACGCCACGGAGGCGGCCAATATCAGCTACAACTGGCTGCAGTCCATTGTGGCCATCAAACAACACCTCAGCATGGATCTCATCATAGGGTTCGATGTATTTCCGGATCCATTTAATCGAACCATCAATCGTATTGCCCTGGGAACTCCAGAGACTGACTCTGCGTTTCCCTTGTGAGTGGGCTGCAAATTAAATgtgttaatttaaattttaaataatgtCATCTTTAGCAACAACGATGACTCCCACAAGTTGCTTCGTAAGATCCATAGGAAGACCATTTTCATGCAAAACAGCGATGACGAGGATGACAGTGAGGAGGATAGTGAAagcgaggaggaggaggcagCCAAGCAAACCAGCACTGGAATGACGGCCTATCTTCATTATGTTCGTAAGGTCATCGAAAAGTATCTGCTCTATGTGGATCCCAATGTAAACCAGGAGGAGGCCACCCTGGGCATCACCGAGCTCGTCAAGCAGGGCGTTAAAGTAGCCAGGAAGGTGCATCAGGTGGGTGTGAGAAATTCCTTTTaacattatttaaaatatctaataATCAACCCCAGTTAAAAGAGGAGGCTGAGAACATGACAAAGCCCTCGAAAAACCCGGCAGATGACATTATCTACATATCCCTGATGGATCTGCAAAATCAAACCGATAAAAATATAGCCCCAAAGACACTGCCCATTTGGGTTCGCTATATGGAACTGATCCTAAAGGGAACCCGTCATGCGGGGAATGTTAACATGACCCGGAATTTGACCATAATAACCAGTCAGGCGGACATCATGTACTTGCAGCAGTTGGTGGAGTATCTGGAGGAGACCCCAGCCTCCCATATCGAATCCTATCTCTTTCTTAGTACCATCGAAGAGCTGGTCCTACACACATCCAGCTCAATGAGGTTGCTCCACTCGGAATATATGAGGGTGGCCATTGGAACGGAGGGCAGTACCCCGAGATCCCTCTACTGCGCCAATGGAGTAAACAGCTTGTTTGGTATGGCAGTGAGTTACGTCCTGGCGGATGAGGAATTCACCAGGGAAAAGTTACCAAAAGTTGAGCGGATGCTAAGCGATATAAGACGCTCCTTCGATCGCTTAGTTAAATCCACCTCTTGGATGGATGCGGCCACCAAGAGAAAAACCATCCAAAAGTCAGCTGAGATGAAGAGCTTCATTGGTTTTCCCTCCTGGCTACGAAATGCCACCGTATTAAATGAGTATTACGATGGGGCGGAGGTGAATGTCAGCACCCACCTGGAGAACCTCATGGACTTTGTCCACTGGCAGATGATGGACAAACTGAACGAAATGGATAAGCCGGAGCCCATTGGATGGGCAACATCGCCTTCAAATGTGAATGCATTTCACACCTTTCAATCGAATGCAATCAGTAAGTGCACTTTGAGAAAAATCGTAGTGAAAGTTTAGGAAGTTGAGAAGTATAAATGTATcaactaaatatttttcaatagtATTTAGGAAAAGTATTCAAATGGTTTACGATTCTTAGTTTACGTTTAATACTTTTAATAGACCACAGTTCACAGtagtatttattattttttaaaaactcccTAGTGATCTCCCACTTCTtatcgattttttttaatattgattgaaatttaaaactcTGATTGGTAATTTGGTTACTTACTTAACTTTAGTGTGATATTTATGGGAATAGACAACATTTACGAGTGGAATCCCTAATCCCGCCACTATCTTCTTTTGCAGCTGTGCCCATTGCCATATTGCAATACCCGTTTTACGACCTTGGTCTAGAGTAAGTCCGTCCAGGAATACCGCACTGAATACTGAGTACCACCGAGCACTGAGCACACAGATAGCCGGGCAAACAAAGTCACAGGCACGTTCCCGCACCCGCATCCATGCACCTTGCACTAATCCCTTCCCGGAATGGCCCTAACCCGTATGTTGGTCTGTGTCGTCGGCAGGGCGCTCAATTATGGCTCGATTGGTACCATCCTGGGCCACGAACTCACCCACGGCTTCGACGACAGCGGGAGGCGGTTCGACCGGGCAGGAAACATGGTCGAGTGGTGGTCCAACAAGACCATCGAGGAGTATGTCAATCGCACCGAGTGCTTTGTGGAGCAGTATAGCCGCTACCACCTCGCGGACGTTGATGAATATGTGAGTAGTACGAAAATGTGGGGCTGGGTATAAATTCACTAGAAAAATGTATACATTGTATATACGTATACATTTGTTCCATGGAAATCTGGGGAAATAGTTTCTAGGATTTACTCACAGTTTTTTCTCGTTTTAGCGACTAAAAATTGTTTGGCAAAAATATTATTGGGCATATAACCCGATATTTACCTTGTTTTCTTTAAGATCGATGGCGAACTGACGCTGGGCGAGAACATCGCGGACAACGGAGGAATGCGTGAGGCCTTCTACGCATACCGCCTCTATACGAAAGAAGTGGGCCGCGAGAAGTCCAAGTTGCCCGGATTGGAGCACTATTCCCACGAGCAGCTCTTCTTCATATCGTTTGGAAATCTGTGGTGCGAGACCTACACGCCGGCAGCATCGCGGTACGCCCTCAGTGATTCCCATTGCCCGGGACAGATGCGATTACGAGGAGTTCTCTCGAACTCGGAGGAATTCGCGAAGACCTTCAAGTGCGCCAGAGGAACTGCCATGAACCCGAACCAGCCCAAGTGCAGGATTTGGTAAAGGAGATGTGCTCAAGAAACCAGCTATTGAAAACAGGAACAGTCAAGTGATTTTTCTACCCATTTGTACTTAAGTTAGCCATAGAATTAGATCAATTATACAGGTGTCTTTTGCACGGCTCTAGATGGTGGtgcaataaatattaatgGTAATCCCTTCTCGACCGAAACCCTCCGAGCTCTCAGCTCAAATGTAGGCTACGTTTCATGTGTAACAGTTAAGATATTAAAATTAACATTGCATAATTCTGGGCTTTATTTAAACTTACTTTGTACGATCAAAACATTTGCATGTGAATATTGTATATACTTTTGATTGATTACCTTTAATATACATTCAGTAAAATTACATTGAGTTGCCACTTACAATACAGGTAAAACACTCGGACTTTCACGCACTTACACATATACACTCGTCAGACATAGGTGTCTGTGGGAGATTCGATCTTTGGTTGTTTTTCTGTTCTGATGTTTTTGCACTCAGAACTCGGTGCACTTTCCATTCGAATTAATTTCACCTGAGCTTCCCGCTTTCCGGACAGGTGATCCACTATCTGCATTGGCAGCTACCGCAACGCTAACGTCTCGgcacatgaaaatgggttctATTTCAGGGGGTGAAAAATTATAGAAAAGAGGAGGAACAGAAGATAAGTATAAATGTGTCACTCTCGTAACCCCTATAAGAAATATTCCCTAAAAAGTTTTCCAACTTACCGCTCGCATAGAACTCGCTCGTGGCTTTCGGCGGGTGCTGATGTACGTGGTGGACGTGTTCATACGATTTAGGTGGAGTGCTGTGCCCGTTCCTGTGTTTCCACCGGTGTTGCgtgaaaacaaaaatgtgaaAGTATTAGAAGAGGTTGTCAAAGTCGGGAGCAATCAACGGGAAAAATGCTGTCGGTGCAGGTCATGCTTAAGAGTGTCTGCGTGATTCTAGGTTCGCATGCAAGGCTATAAGATAAACGGAACAAACTACCATAACTAAGAAGTACTAGATAGTAGTTTCCAGATCGGAAGCAACAGGCCTCCTTCTACACACTCAGAGATCGAAAATCGTAACAATACGGATATACTAAGTGAAGAGGGGTAGCACCTAATGCGTATCTTAGGTTTCCTGACTAGGGCTTCGCCGACTTGGCGATGGTAC is from Drosophila suzukii chromosome 3, CBGP_Dsuzu_IsoJpt1.0, whole genome shotgun sequence and encodes:
- the Nep5 gene encoding endothelin-converting enzyme homolog, which encodes MAMEDRNRIWTTGNINHGFFGDNLQQQQLPLQRLQTPGNLSLLSAPIRANGSGNGNANANGNGHGPSSATESANGKQLPYEPISPNLIGIQSKFRRSYYHKVVLGGLLALVIILLIAIIVVSVGLKKSSSICRSKECIRTAASLIYAMDEQTDPCEDFYQFTCGRWANEHPRPDSVTSNDWFRERQAHIMRVVREFLRSNITKSEPEAVGKAKTMYRACMDTKLLDSRDLEPLVGYLLRFGLPIMPSALNLTLGSGSKYATEAANISYNWLQSIVAIKQHLSMDLIIGFDVFPDPFNRTINRIALGTPETDSAFPFNNDDSHKLLRKIHRKTIFMQNSDDEDDSEEDSESEEEEAAKQTSTGMTAYLHYVRKVIEKYLLYVDPNVNQEEATLGITELVKQGVKVARKVHQLKEEAENMTKPSKNPADDIIYISLMDLQNQTDKNIAPKTLPIWVRYMELILKGTRHAGNVNMTRNLTIITSQADIMYLQQLVEYLEETPASHIESYLFLSTIEELVLHTSSSMRLLHSEYMRVAIGTEGSTPRSLYCANGVNSLFGMAVSYVLADEEFTREKLPKVERMLSDIRRSFDRLVKSTSWMDAATKRKTIQKSAEMKSFIGFPSWLRNATVLNEYYDGAEVNVSTHLENLMDFVHWQMMDKLNEMDKPEPIGWATSPSNVNAFHTFQSNAITVPIAILQYPFYDLGLEALNYGSIGTILGHELTHGFDDSGRRFDRAGNMVEWWSNKTIEEYVNRTECFVEQYSRYHLADVDEYIDGELTLGENIADNGGMREAFYAYRLYTKEVGREKSKLPGLEHYSHEQLFFISFGNLWCETYTPAASRYALSDSHCPGQMRLRGVLSNSEEFAKTFKCARGTAMNPNQPKCRIW